In Candidatus Poribacteria bacterium, the sequence CCAATCGTGCCACTTGCTATTGACCGTATTGTAGCAACTGAAAATAGCGAGACGATCGTTTTCTTCGTTTGTCCACGTGTGCGTGCTATGGGTCAACGCCTCAGTGAAAAAAAGGAGGGACCCAGCAGGGCACTCATACGTATCCCAAATCAGGGAGTCTTGGCTTCGGATTGTGTCGGGTGCTGTGTAGACGGCTTTATGGCTCGCAGTAATAAAGAGGGTGCCTCCCTGCCGATATTTGACGGGATTCAGTTCCCAGACGATGCGTGTTAAGCCGCTATAGCCTCTGCCGGGGATACACCGATAGAGATGCGAATCGCCCGGGAAACGGAGCATCCCGTTTCCGTTGTGGGGTCCAAAGTTTCCATCCCCTACCGTTCGATAGAACAAACTACACGATTCCATACGGAAGCCGTAGCATTCTTGGCTTGACAGCGCTGGATGTGCGAGAAACTCGTTGAGAAAACCGATGACATTCGGATGGTCGGCAAGACGTTGCATGGGACCCCCGAGCGGAGAGCGTTCATGCTCTGGAATCGACTCCGGTTCGTGGCGGAGTTTATATCCGAACTCCTGCATCTCGGCGAGTTCATCACCTGACAGCACATCCGGAACCAGAAGCCATCCACGCATGTCAAAGAGATATTTCTGTTCTTGCGTCGGTGCGACAACAGGGGTCCCATCGGCGGTTGTTTCGGTGAGTTGTGCGTTATCAATGTCGAGTGCTGTTCCGAGATTTTTATCAACAATAAACGGTTTGGTGTGATCGGTAACTTGTGCCATTTTTTTAACTATTGCTCCTGGGCTGCCCGCCACTTCGTTTCGGGCAAGTTTTCGGTGAAGTTTCGGTGTTTCCGAGGAATTGTGACCGGCTTACAGAAAGCGTAATTCACATTCCTGATCCTTACGATCCTTCAGCGATCTTGTTCTTACTATGCCGCTTTGGCGCGTTTGAGAGCATCCTCAGAGACACTCAGGGTCTTCGCGACATCTTCATCGGTATGCGACATGGACATGAACCAGATATGCCCTTCAGGCAGATATAAACCACCCTCCAAGGTTGCCTCGTAGAAGGTCTCATGGAACCGTTTTTGGCGTTCGTCATCGCTGTTGGTACTTAAGCCGAAGTAGGGCATGGGGCCGATGCCACCGATACGGGCATTCTCAATACCGAGACGCACCGTCATTTCTCTGTAGCCATCCAGCAACTTCTGCCCCTGTTTCCACATGAAGGCGACACCATCCTGCGCCTCAAGTTCCTCAATTGTGGCGATTGCGGCGGCAACAAGCGATACCTCGCCGTGGAAGGTTGCGGCTACCCAGACATCACTCACCTCATCCATAATCTCTTTTTTCCCGACAACGACAGCCGTCGCAAACCCGTTGGCGAGTGCCTTTCCGAAAACGGACATATCCGGGGTGACCCCGAAATATTCCTGTGCACCGCCCAACGAATAGCGAAATCCCGTTTTGACTTCGTCAAAAATCATCAAGGCACCGTTGGCATTGACGAGCGCCTTTGCCTCTTCAAGATAACCGTCTTTGGGCAGATCCTGTCCGGAAGGTTCCATAATCAAACAAGCGATTTCGTCAGGGTGTGCTTTAAAGAGGTCAGCAAGTCCTTCAAGATCGTTGAAATCGACGCTAAGTGTAGCGGCGGCAGCTCCCGATAGGTGTCCACGCGCGTGGCTACACCAATCATGCCAGCCGTGATACCCGGATCGAATCACTTTTTCTCTACCGGTATATGCGCGAGCGAACTTAATCGCGCCGGTTGTTGCATCCGACCCGCCCACAAAGTAAGCAACCCGGTCCGCCGATGGGATAATCTGAACCAACTTTTCGGCGAGTTCTACCTCAAGGGTATGTCCGAAATTATAAACATTCCCCCGTTCAACGAGATACTTTGTGACCGTATCAATCACAGTTGGATAGGCGTGTCCAAGGATCATAGGTCCAAATCCCATCAGATAATCGATATAGTCATTTCCATCGGCATCCCAAAAATGCGCGCCCTTCGCGCCTGCAATCATAACAGGTCTGGGAGGGCTGCTCTGTTTATGGGGTTGCCCACCCCCGACCAATGCGGCTTTGGCTCGCTTCTGCCATGCGAGTGATTTGTCAAAACTGCGTCCCATGCTGAAACCTCCAACGTTGGTATATTGTGCGTCAAGATCCGCTTTAATTTTACCTAAAAACCTAACATTCATTTTCTAATATTGCTCAAACGTGCTAACGCCTCTTGGAGCCGGACAACCTCGGCTTCTGCTTTCTGCCGAGCATCGGCTTCTTGATTGGCGCGTTCTTCTGCGTCCTCAGCGCGTTCAGCAGACGTTTTTAGCCATGCTTCTGCCTCAGGATCGTAAATTCCTAAACTCTCATCAAGCAGATGGAACTCTAAACCCAGCCTCACAGATGGAAGACCACCCCTGGCGAGGGATGCTATTTCAACATAAGCGTCTCCGATGAGACGAAACCCGAGCAAAGGGGACGGTAAATAACGCCTATCCACATCGTAGATGAAGTATTCAGGAATCCCGATCTCCGCATAAAGCTGCACCTTTCGCGTCAGGTCAGTGCGATAGGTCCCTTTGCTACGTTGTGTTTACATTCCATCATCAAAATCGTCCGGAAGTCAGTGCCTATCAGAATTTACGTCTATAGATCAAATGGATATTGCAGAACTATGGAAGCCTTGCCATGACTGGATCCGGAGCCACAATGTAAACACTACCTAGCGAACTCTAAGACGAAGTCCGGGGGTTTGCCCTCCTCCCATATCTTATAGATACGCCGTTCTTTCTTACCGATACCGAAAGCAACGAAAATATCAGGCGAGATAGATTTACGGGGGTCCCCCTCTTCATAATACATCATCATATCCCCGAGGACATA encodes:
- a CDS encoding aminotransferase class III-fold pyridoxal phosphate-dependent enzyme — its product is MNVRFLGKIKADLDAQYTNVGGFSMGRSFDKSLAWQKRAKAALVGGGQPHKQSSPPRPVMIAGAKGAHFWDADGNDYIDYLMGFGPMILGHAYPTVIDTVTKYLVERGNVYNFGHTLEVELAEKLVQIIPSADRVAYFVGGSDATTGAIKFARAYTGREKVIRSGYHGWHDWCSHARGHLSGAAAATLSVDFNDLEGLADLFKAHPDEIACLIMEPSGQDLPKDGYLEEAKALVNANGALMIFDEVKTGFRYSLGGAQEYFGVTPDMSVFGKALANGFATAVVVGKKEIMDEVSDVWVAATFHGEVSLVAAAIATIEELEAQDGVAFMWKQGQKLLDGYREMTVRLGIENARIGGIGPMPYFGLSTNSDDERQKRFHETFYEATLEGGLYLPEGHIWFMSMSHTDEDVAKTLSVSEDALKRAKAA